The following are encoded together in the Salinibacterium sp. UTAS2018 genome:
- a CDS encoding DUF3995 domain-containing protein, which yields MNIRMRILAGSFLALTLAVLAILHILWGSGIPFPAESFDELGGAVVPSGVWPSPMLTFLVAAALCGASVAVVLRMFDLARPRSILTPWLIFASYALAVVFALRSILGFLISSGLWGIDPADATFHRWDLLAYSPLCLLLALCALALVRQRDSNANAALDSRT from the coding sequence ATGAACATACGCATGCGTATCTTGGCCGGTTCCTTTCTCGCTCTGACACTTGCAGTGTTGGCGATACTCCATATCCTGTGGGGTTCAGGCATCCCGTTTCCGGCTGAGTCTTTCGACGAACTCGGCGGAGCAGTGGTGCCGAGCGGAGTGTGGCCAAGCCCCATGCTCACCTTCCTTGTCGCTGCAGCCCTGTGCGGGGCGAGTGTTGCTGTCGTGCTCCGGATGTTCGACCTCGCGCGACCGCGTTCGATCCTGACCCCGTGGTTGATCTTCGCCAGCTACGCCTTGGCGGTTGTCTTCGCGCTGCGGAGTATCCTGGGGTTCCTCATCAGCTCAGGACTGTGGGGCATCGACCCGGCGGATGCCACCTTCCATCGCTGGGATCTCCTGGCGTATTCGCCACTGTGTTTGCTGCTCGCACTGTGTGCGTTGGCTCTCGTGCGACAGCGCGATTCGAACGCCAACGCAGCTCTCGATTCCCGCACTTAG